A genomic window from Natronorubrum aibiense includes:
- a CDS encoding RNA-guided endonuclease InsQ/TnpB family protein, whose protein sequence is MRTHRTFEASITNPRQVSDDLDQLGRAASKLWNVGRYYAQEQWDETGEIPDDGELKSELKGHERYTDLHSQSSQRVLEELAEAFNGWFAKRRNGDSRARPPGYRKRGDSHPRSTVSFKAAGFKQDAQFTRVRLSKGRNLKEHRSDFVLCEYELRPDVDLSEWDIQQVRAVHKYDEWRLHFICRKSIDPEPPGDETAGIDLGISNVAALSFGGESILFPGNALKEDEYYFGRKKAKCDDSRSNERLRLDRKRTERRTHFLHTLSKHIVSECVERGVGTIVIGDLGGIRDDDNGESCNWGKHGNLDLHGWAFDRLTSILDYKAEAEGIDLTVESERDTSKTCSACGTKDGNQRVERGLYVCEECDTVANADVNGAENIRRKVTPSPSEDRSNGWLAQPSVHLFDRNGGRFAPREQVVDCKP, encoded by the coding sequence ATGCGAACCCACCGAACATTCGAGGCGTCGATCACGAACCCACGGCAGGTGAGTGACGACCTCGATCAACTCGGACGGGCTGCATCGAAGCTCTGGAACGTCGGTCGCTACTACGCACAAGAGCAGTGGGACGAAACGGGCGAGATCCCCGATGACGGGGAACTCAAATCCGAACTCAAAGGTCACGAACGCTACACGGACCTTCATTCTCAATCCAGTCAGCGCGTTCTCGAAGAACTCGCTGAAGCGTTCAACGGCTGGTTCGCAAAGCGTCGGAACGGCGATAGCCGTGCCCGACCACCCGGCTACCGCAAGCGCGGTGATTCCCACCCGCGTTCTACTGTGTCGTTCAAGGCGGCTGGCTTCAAGCAGGATGCACAGTTCACCCGCGTTCGCCTCTCGAAAGGACGCAACCTGAAGGAACACCGCTCGGACTTCGTGCTGTGCGAGTACGAGCTACGTCCCGACGTAGACCTCTCCGAGTGGGACATCCAACAGGTTCGGGCTGTCCACAAGTACGACGAGTGGCGACTCCACTTCATCTGCCGAAAGTCGATTGATCCCGAACCACCGGGAGACGAAACTGCCGGGATTGACCTCGGCATCTCGAACGTTGCCGCGCTTTCGTTCGGCGGTGAATCAATCCTCTTCCCCGGAAACGCGCTGAAAGAGGACGAATACTACTTCGGACGAAAGAAAGCGAAGTGCGACGACAGCCGGTCGAACGAGCGGCTTCGATTGGACCGTAAGCGCACGGAACGCCGAACCCACTTCTTGCACACCCTCTCAAAACACATCGTTTCGGAGTGCGTCGAGAGGGGTGTCGGGACGATCGTCATCGGTGACCTCGGCGGTATCCGAGACGACGATAACGGCGAGTCCTGCAACTGGGGCAAACACGGAAATCTCGACCTTCACGGGTGGGCGTTTGACCGCTTGACGTCGATACTCGACTACAAAGCGGAAGCCGAAGGTATCGACCTAACGGTTGAGTCCGAACGCGATACCTCAAAGACGTGTTCCGCCTGCGGAACGAAGGACGGCAACCAGCGTGTTGAACGCGGGTTGTACGTTTGCGAGGAGTGTGATACGGTGGCGAACGCGGACGTGAACGGTGCGGAGAACATCCGCCGAAAAGTAACTCCGAGTCCTTCTGAGGATAGGAGTAACGGCTGGTTGGCACAGCCTTCAGTCCACCTGTTCGATCGTAACGGGGGCCGTTTCGCCCCGCGAGAACAGGTCGTGGACTGTAAACCGTAA
- a CDS encoding glycerol dehydratase reactivase beta/small subunit family protein — MSGCRGEIESDDAVPRLFVWCLEAEIPETVEYIEHGIEEEAVSWAVDGGHDGDAIAVAHEAATNSALNIGVSVTADARVVVHHAQLSADEPVFDSAEVTAQTARKLGANSARLAKGTPLKPIG; from the coding sequence ATGAGTGGCTGTCGAGGCGAGATCGAGTCCGACGACGCGGTGCCCCGTCTCTTCGTGTGGTGTCTCGAGGCGGAGATCCCCGAGACCGTCGAATACATCGAACACGGCATCGAAGAAGAAGCCGTTTCGTGGGCTGTCGACGGGGGGCACGATGGTGATGCGATCGCCGTCGCCCACGAAGCTGCGACCAACTCGGCGCTGAACATCGGTGTCAGCGTTACCGCCGACGCACGGGTCGTTGTGCACCACGCTCAGCTTTCGGCTGACGAACCGGTGTTCGACAGTGCCGAGGTGACGGCACAAACGGCACGAAAACTCGGTGCGAATTCGGCCCGTCTTGCAAAGGGAACCCCACTCAAGCCGATCGGCTGA
- a CDS encoding diol dehydratase reactivase subunit alpha: MGHIAGVDIGNSSTEVALLRRSDSGETEFLSAALYRTTGLKGTKKNVPGVLNALEQAAENAAIDVSEIDRVLLNEAAPVIGDVAMETITETVITESTMIGHDPSTPGGMGLGTGTTVEITASMDDYSTAEPVIFLVPETVDFAAAAELINEWTKNGYEVAGAIVQKDDAVLINNRIDVEIPIVDEVRKLDEVPRDQRAAVEVAPPASGKTIDELSNPYGIATVFDLSPEETQKIIPVARALVGNKSAVVIKTPEGDVEERTIPAGTLQIIDERGNSTEVPVDQGADVIMDAVMNSWPVSDVQGESGSNIGGMLNRARSSMAAVTGQSIDSIEIRDIMAVDTLVPQAVEGSVADEHSMESAVGLAAMVKTQQLPMQQIAAGITDELDTEVVIQGIEAKMAVLGSLTTPGTDYPVAILDMGGGSTDAAYMAEDKTIESIHLSGAGDMVTMLINSELGLDDRDLAEAIKINPSAKVETLFSVRQEDGTVDFLDEAVAPELFGRTVLLTGDGEMRAIPLDTSPEEIRRVRRRAKRRVFVTNAQRALNIITPTESIRQLSFVVMVGRSALDFEIPELISDAMAEYGIVCGSANVRGELGPRNAVATGLVLSHSDGESYLDFEIPAELSSALERVPAHSTSERRPS; the protein is encoded by the coding sequence ATGGGTCACATCGCAGGCGTCGATATCGGGAACTCGAGTACGGAAGTTGCGCTGTTACGCCGATCCGACTCGGGAGAGACCGAGTTTCTCTCGGCGGCTCTGTATCGGACGACGGGGCTGAAAGGAACGAAAAAGAACGTTCCGGGCGTGCTCAACGCACTCGAGCAAGCGGCGGAAAACGCGGCTATCGACGTCTCGGAGATCGATCGCGTGCTCCTCAACGAGGCCGCGCCGGTCATCGGCGACGTCGCGATGGAGACGATTACTGAGACGGTCATCACGGAGTCGACGATGATCGGCCACGATCCGTCGACGCCGGGTGGGATGGGCCTCGGAACCGGAACGACGGTCGAGATCACCGCATCGATGGACGACTACTCGACGGCCGAGCCGGTCATCTTTCTCGTTCCGGAGACAGTCGACTTCGCAGCTGCAGCCGAACTCATCAACGAGTGGACTAAGAACGGCTACGAGGTCGCCGGCGCGATCGTCCAGAAAGACGACGCGGTTCTCATCAACAACCGCATCGACGTGGAGATCCCGATCGTCGACGAGGTCAGGAAACTGGACGAGGTGCCGCGTGACCAGCGGGCGGCCGTCGAGGTCGCGCCGCCGGCGAGCGGAAAGACGATCGACGAACTGTCGAACCCCTACGGTATCGCGACGGTGTTCGACCTGTCTCCGGAGGAGACACAGAAGATCATCCCCGTTGCCCGTGCGCTCGTCGGCAACAAGTCCGCAGTCGTGATCAAAACGCCGGAGGGCGACGTCGAGGAACGAACCATCCCGGCCGGAACGTTACAGATCATCGACGAACGGGGGAACTCGACCGAGGTCCCGGTCGATCAGGGTGCTGACGTCATCATGGATGCCGTGATGAACAGTTGGCCGGTCTCGGACGTACAGGGAGAAAGCGGTTCGAACATCGGGGGGATGTTGAACCGGGCTCGGAGCAGCATGGCTGCAGTTACTGGTCAATCTATCGACTCGATCGAGATCCGTGACATCATGGCTGTCGATACGCTGGTTCCGCAGGCGGTCGAGGGGTCGGTCGCCGATGAACACTCGATGGAGAGCGCCGTCGGGCTCGCGGCGATGGTCAAGACCCAACAGCTCCCGATGCAACAGATTGCAGCCGGGATCACGGACGAGTTGGATACTGAGGTCGTTATTCAGGGCATCGAAGCAAAAATGGCCGTCCTCGGCTCGCTCACCACGCCCGGAACGGACTACCCGGTCGCGATTCTCGATATGGGTGGCGGTTCGACCGATGCCGCATACATGGCCGAAGACAAAACCATCGAGTCGATTCACCTCTCCGGGGCCGGCGACATGGTGACGATGCTCATCAATTCCGAACTCGGCCTGGACGACCGCGACCTCGCGGAGGCGATCAAGATCAATCCCTCCGCGAAGGTCGAAACCCTGTTCAGCGTCCGTCAGGAAGACGGAACCGTCGATTTCCTCGATGAGGCAGTCGCTCCCGAACTCTTCGGTCGCACCGTTCTCCTTACGGGTGACGGTGAGATGCGGGCGATTCCGCTCGATACGTCCCCCGAAGAAATCCGTCGAGTTCGGCGGCGGGCCAAGCGGCGCGTCTTCGTCACAAACGCACAGCGAGCGCTCAACATCATCACGCCGACGGAGTCAATTCGACAGCTATCGTTCGTCGTCATGGTCGGTCGCTCCGCGCTCGACTTCGAAATCCCCGAACTGATCTCGGACGCCATGGCCGAGTACGGAATCGTCTGTGGGAGTGCCAACGTGCGTGGCGAACTCGGGCCTCGAAACGCCGTGGCAACGGGCCTCGTGCTCTCCCATAGCGACGGCGAGTCGTATCTCGACTTCGAAATCCCAGCCGAACTCTCGTCGGCGCTCGAGCGAGTGCCGGCCCACTCCACCTCCGAGCGCCGTCCCAGTTAA
- a CDS encoding GlcG/HbpS family heme-binding protein yields the protein MTDVTLDTAKEMIEAAEGEAAEIGVPMCIAVMDEGANLVAFHRMDGALLASVDIAQNKAYSSVSLKMDTETIHEVSQPGESLYGLGNTNDGRIITFGGGLPLEDESGDVVGGIGVSGGSAEEDIQVAQAGADAFERS from the coding sequence ATGACAGACGTAACACTCGACACGGCGAAAGAGATGATCGAGGCAGCAGAAGGGGAGGCCGCAGAGATCGGCGTACCAATGTGCATCGCGGTGATGGACGAGGGAGCGAACCTCGTCGCGTTCCATCGAATGGACGGGGCGCTCCTGGCGAGTGTCGATATCGCGCAGAACAAAGCCTACTCCTCGGTCTCGCTGAAGATGGACACGGAGACGATCCACGAAGTGTCACAACCGGGCGAGTCACTGTACGGACTTGGCAACACGAACGACGGACGGATCATCACCTTCGGTGGCGGACTCCCGCTCGAGGACGAATCCGGCGACGTCGTCGGCGGGATTGGCGTTTCCGGCGGCAGCGCAGAAGAAGACATACAAGTCGCACAGGCGGGTGCGGACGCCTTCGAACGCAGTTGA
- a CDS encoding propanediol/glycerol family dehydratase large subunit: MVNNDTPATDGGGEASAAEETGTRRSNRFKKLDERAVTEDGFVNEWPDVGFVAMESPNDPAPSITVDDGQIVEMDGKDRDEFDFIDRFIADYAINVERAEDAMDVDSESFARDLVDINVPREEIVELSTAMTPAKLVSVVNHLDIAEIIMAMKKMRTRQTPGNQCHVTSVEDNVAQIAADAAEAALRGFYEVENTVGVARMAPLTALAQQIGAQCGRGGVITQCAVEEATELELGMRGMTGYAETVSVYGTEDVFKDGDDTPWSKAFLASGYASRGLKMRYTSGAGAELNMGQAEGKSMLYLETRCILVTKGCGVQGLQNGGISCIAIPTSVPAGVKEVAAENLITMMADLEVASGNDQTFTHSDKRRTARMMPQFLAGTDFIFSGYSAVPNYDNMFAGSTFDSSDFDEYNVMQRDLQVEGGTRPVDEETVLEYRERAVKALQTVFEELGFPPITDEEVDAAIYADGSKDMPERSTAEDIEAAEELLEDGVTGADVVKILAKNGFETIAQNMLGILKGRVAGDYIQTSGIFEGDGEFDIVSAVNDPNEYQGPGTGFRLEGERWEEKKDIRFAVDPEDI; the protein is encoded by the coding sequence ATGGTAAATAATGACACACCAGCTACAGATGGGGGTGGCGAAGCCAGCGCGGCCGAAGAGACCGGGACCAGGCGGTCGAACCGGTTCAAGAAACTGGATGAACGAGCAGTCACCGAGGACGGCTTCGTAAACGAGTGGCCCGACGTCGGATTCGTGGCCATGGAGAGTCCGAACGACCCCGCTCCGAGCATCACGGTCGACGATGGACAGATCGTCGAGATGGACGGGAAAGACCGCGATGAGTTCGACTTCATCGACCGGTTCATCGCTGACTATGCGATTAACGTCGAACGAGCCGAAGACGCGATGGACGTCGATTCGGAGTCGTTCGCACGTGATCTCGTCGATATCAACGTTCCCCGAGAAGAGATCGTCGAACTGTCGACGGCGATGACACCGGCGAAACTGGTCTCCGTCGTCAACCATCTCGACATCGCCGAGATCATCATGGCGATGAAGAAGATGCGAACGCGCCAGACACCCGGCAACCAGTGTCACGTGACGAGCGTCGAGGACAACGTGGCACAGATCGCGGCGGACGCGGCCGAGGCCGCACTCCGGGGCTTCTACGAGGTCGAAAACACCGTCGGCGTGGCCCGTATGGCACCGCTGACGGCGCTCGCCCAACAGATCGGCGCACAGTGTGGTCGCGGCGGCGTCATCACGCAGTGTGCCGTCGAGGAGGCGACGGAACTCGAGCTCGGCATGCGCGGCATGACCGGCTACGCGGAAACCGTCTCCGTCTACGGCACCGAAGACGTGTTCAAAGACGGTGACGACACCCCGTGGTCGAAAGCGTTCCTCGCCTCCGGATACGCATCCCGTGGGCTAAAGATGCGGTATACGTCCGGTGCCGGAGCGGAGCTCAACATGGGACAGGCCGAAGGGAAGTCGATGCTCTATCTGGAGACGCGATGCATTCTGGTCACGAAAGGCTGTGGCGTGCAAGGGCTCCAAAACGGCGGAATCAGCTGTATCGCGATCCCGACGTCGGTCCCGGCCGGCGTCAAGGAGGTCGCCGCCGAAAACCTGATAACGATGATGGCCGACCTCGAGGTCGCCTCGGGGAACGACCAGACGTTTACCCACTCTGACAAGCGACGGACGGCGCGGATGATGCCCCAGTTCCTCGCCGGTACCGACTTCATCTTCTCGGGATACAGCGCCGTGCCGAACTACGACAACATGTTCGCCGGTTCGACGTTCGACTCGTCAGATTTCGACGAGTACAACGTCATGCAACGAGATCTGCAAGTCGAAGGCGGAACACGTCCCGTCGACGAGGAGACAGTCCTCGAGTACCGCGAACGCGCCGTCAAAGCGTTGCAAACCGTGTTCGAGGAGCTCGGATTCCCCCCGATCACGGACGAGGAAGTCGACGCGGCGATCTACGCCGACGGCAGTAAGGACATGCCAGAGCGCAGCACGGCCGAAGACATCGAAGCGGCGGAGGAACTACTCGAAGACGGCGTCACCGGTGCCGATGTCGTGAAGATCCTGGCCAAAAACGGGTTCGAGACGATCGCCCAGAACATGCTCGGCATCCTCAAAGGGCGTGTCGCAGGCGATTACATCCAGACGTCGGGAATTTTCGAGGGTGACGGCGAGTTCGACATCGTAAGCGCAGTCAACGACCCCAACGAGTATCAGGGCCCCGGAACCGGATTCCGACTGGAGGGGGAGCGCTGGGAAGAGAAGAAAGACATTCGATTCGCCGTCGATCCGGAGGATATCTAG
- a CDS encoding propanediol/glycerol family dehydratase medium subunit, translating to MAHAQQQTRTLELTETGVATEGTATDEVVISISAGFNELKDETLAGVNLADVLREMMAGIEEEGLTPRVVRFTDTLDLGVIGLRGAKLSGSGISIGIQTRGTTLIHQEDLVPLSNLELFPQAPLIDLETFRAIGKNAARYAKGETPEPVPVANDPMARPKYQALAAVWHIKEMQYKDEDKEPMELEVSF from the coding sequence ATGGCACACGCACAACAGCAGACGCGGACCCTCGAACTGACCGAAACGGGCGTCGCAACCGAGGGAACGGCGACAGATGAAGTCGTCATCTCCATCAGCGCCGGGTTCAACGAACTGAAAGACGAGACGCTGGCGGGCGTAAACTTAGCCGACGTACTTCGGGAGATGATGGCCGGAATCGAAGAGGAAGGCCTCACACCGCGTGTCGTTCGCTTCACTGATACGCTCGACCTCGGCGTCATCGGACTCCGGGGCGCGAAATTAAGCGGTTCGGGGATCTCGATCGGCATCCAGACGCGCGGCACGACGCTCATCCATCAGGAGGACCTCGTCCCGCTCAGCAATCTGGAACTGTTCCCGCAGGCGCCGCTGATCGACCTCGAGACGTTCCGTGCGATCGGAAAGAACGCGGCACGGTACGCCAAAGGCGAGACACCCGAGCCGGTGCCAGTCGCAAACGACCCGATGGCACGACCGAAATACCAGGCGCTCGCGGCGGTCTGGCACATCAAAGAGATGCAGTACAAAGACGAAGACAAAGAGCCGATGGAACTGGAGGTCTCCTTCTAA
- a CDS encoding diol dehydratase small subunit gives MTDDIEYPLSDHPDQVETPEGTTLSEITLEKVVDGEIDGDELVIAPETLEKQAQIAEQEGRPQLAQNFRRAAELTAVPDDRILEIYNALRPSGADKETLHEIADELEDEYGAEINAEHVREAAAVYEERDLY, from the coding sequence ATGACCGACGATATCGAATACCCACTTTCAGATCACCCCGACCAGGTCGAAACACCCGAGGGAACGACGCTTTCCGAGATCACACTCGAGAAAGTCGTCGACGGCGAGATCGATGGCGATGAACTCGTCATCGCCCCGGAAACGCTCGAAAAACAGGCACAGATCGCGGAACAGGAAGGACGGCCACAGCTCGCACAGAACTTCCGGCGAGCCGCCGAGCTGACGGCCGTGCCGGACGACCGCATCCTCGAGATCTACAACGCACTCCGACCGAGCGGGGCGGATAAAGAGACGCTGCACGAGATCGCCGACGAACTCGAAGACGAGTACGGCGCCGAGATCAACGCCGAGCACGTCCGAGAGGCGGCGGCGGTGTACGAGGAACGCGATCTCTACTGA
- a CDS encoding universal stress protein, whose protein sequence is MYDRVLVQVDTDDRTHPAVGYAVDVAATHGASLYVLEPVETSTHRVVRIERDVVATAQSTDRASSTDEHTLLETTGEVVSEFPNRTETTRQSTLARCVASHEIDLTVVGVGRRRRLGASVFGSSVTQRLTTASTPVITVRADAEITRSPPFESVLVLVDQRGDGLEQVTRGAELAARDGANVHLLAVVTASVLGTSVWSRDVVDQLEATAHGVIDDAAAVAASEGVDEVVTTVVSGTVISELQSHVAMTDADLIVSRTGLPDGLTERIVRTAPVPVLNVHLE, encoded by the coding sequence ATGTACGATCGCGTGCTTGTGCAGGTCGATACCGACGACCGAACGCACCCCGCAGTCGGCTACGCCGTCGACGTCGCTGCTACCCACGGGGCCAGCCTGTACGTTCTCGAACCAGTCGAGACGAGTACACACCGCGTCGTGCGAATCGAACGCGACGTGGTTGCGACCGCCCAGTCGACCGATCGAGCGAGCAGCACCGACGAGCACACGCTGCTCGAGACGACCGGCGAAGTGGTGTCGGAGTTCCCAAACCGGACTGAAACCACGCGCCAGTCGACGCTCGCACGCTGTGTCGCGTCCCACGAAATCGATCTGACCGTTGTTGGGGTCGGGCGGCGACGACGTCTCGGTGCGTCCGTCTTCGGCAGTTCGGTTACGCAACGTCTCACCACCGCTTCGACACCCGTGATAACGGTTCGAGCGGACGCCGAAATCACGCGATCACCCCCGTTCGAATCAGTCTTGGTACTCGTCGACCAGCGCGGAGACGGACTCGAGCAGGTGACACGGGGAGCTGAGCTCGCGGCCCGCGACGGGGCTAACGTTCACCTGCTGGCCGTCGTTACTGCGTCGGTGCTCGGAACCAGCGTCTGGTCACGCGACGTCGTCGACCAGTTAGAAGCGACCGCCCACGGCGTAATCGACGACGCAGCAGCGGTTGCAGCGAGCGAAGGGGTCGACGAGGTCGTCACGACGGTCGTCTCCGGGACAGTAATCTCGGAACTACAATCACACGTCGCCATGACGGACGCCGATCTCATCGTGAGTCGGACGGGGTTACCGGACGGGCTCACCGAACGAATCGTCCGGACTGCACCGGTCCCAGTGCTGAATGTCCACCTTGAGTGA
- a CDS encoding DUF418 domain-containing protein, translating into MTSKSGPTSPSERIVGLDALRGFALLGILVVNIWVFAMPESTLSNPTVYGAFTGENYWAWFVGHVFAQQKFLTLFTILFGGGVVLFTRNVENKGLSVLQLYFRRSGWLVLFGLAHAYLLWYGDILVTYGLCAFGVVFLRDLEARTLLLFGLSLVAVPSLLEVLSGLTMDPAVIASTWRPPEPMLQAEVETYRSGWIDQMNHRISASFQRQTTGFLGYAVWRVGGTMLIGMALFKWGVLTNDRSPRFYRRLIGIGSVSGLAVILTGVWYIQANDWGTSAALFWRQFNYWGSFPLAAAYIGVVMAYCRWRPAGVVTQTLAAVGRTAFSNYILQTVLATSIFYGHGLGLFGHLTRVELFGVVVVIWAVQIVLSLLWLRYFRFGPLEWLWRALTYETRQPIRGSKTER; encoded by the coding sequence ATGACTTCTAAAAGCGGCCCAACGTCGCCATCGGAACGGATCGTCGGTCTCGATGCGCTCCGGGGATTCGCGTTGTTGGGCATTCTGGTGGTCAATATCTGGGTGTTTGCGATGCCCGAGTCGACCCTCTCCAATCCGACGGTGTACGGTGCGTTTACCGGGGAGAACTACTGGGCCTGGTTCGTCGGCCACGTATTCGCCCAACAGAAGTTTCTCACGCTGTTTACGATTCTGTTCGGCGGCGGTGTCGTCTTGTTCACGCGCAACGTCGAGAACAAAGGGCTGTCGGTGCTGCAACTGTATTTCCGACGCTCCGGGTGGCTCGTCCTGTTCGGCCTCGCACACGCCTATCTGCTGTGGTACGGTGATATTCTCGTCACGTACGGCCTCTGTGCCTTCGGCGTCGTCTTTCTTCGCGATCTCGAGGCACGGACGTTGCTGCTTTTCGGGCTCAGTCTGGTGGCCGTTCCGTCGCTCCTCGAGGTCTTGTCGGGGTTGACGATGGATCCGGCCGTGATCGCATCCACGTGGCGACCACCCGAGCCGATGCTGCAAGCCGAAGTCGAAACGTACCGTAGCGGGTGGATTGACCAGATGAACCACCGCATCTCGGCCTCGTTCCAGCGCCAGACGACCGGCTTTCTCGGTTACGCTGTCTGGCGCGTCGGCGGTACCATGCTCATCGGCATGGCGCTGTTCAAGTGGGGCGTACTGACGAACGATCGGTCACCGCGGTTCTATCGCCGACTGATCGGTATTGGATCGGTCAGTGGGCTCGCTGTAATTCTCACCGGTGTCTGGTACATTCAGGCGAACGACTGGGGGACGAGCGCGGCGCTGTTCTGGCGGCAGTTCAACTACTGGGGAAGTTTCCCGCTCGCTGCGGCGTACATCGGCGTCGTGATGGCGTACTGTCGGTGGCGGCCCGCAGGCGTCGTGACGCAGACGTTAGCTGCCGTGGGCCGGACCGCGTTCAGCAACTACATCTTGCAGACCGTCCTCGCCACGTCGATCTTCTACGGCCACGGTCTCGGTCTGTTTGGGCATCTCACTCGAGTCGAACTGTTCGGGGTCGTCGTTGTCATCTGGGCGGTACAGATCGTGCTGTCGCTGCTCTGGTTGCGATACTTCCGATTCGGTCCGCTCGAGTGGCTCTGGCGCGCGCTGACGTACGAGACTCGCCAGCCGATTCGGGGGAGCAAAACGGAGCGTTAG
- the aceB gene encoding malate synthase AceB, with protein MSTQRRHDREFVRTFFTTPTAVEGEDDSAKMLRGAVQLRGIEAPDVWVPDNEDATAPSMRDEGAENIIDVISEEGADFPGEIHPRIVWHRDSPETRHQCFKHMLQIADPENGAIEHIDGFVIPEVGDIDDWKKADEFFTIVENEYGLDEGSLAMSVIVESGEAELALGDLRDEMGKPSNNLERLFLLVDGEVDYTKDMRAITPTGGLPPWPELRHNTSRGASANGLIAVDGPYDDIRDVEGYHERMTENQAKGMLGIWSLTPGQVEEANKSPLPPKTGSWLLEVNGRDVELREEDGQYVYDGDGIELEELDDDQYRLTVGGDERELDGDALAEELLDLASYIPSMNDIVDSMEEFEAAKEAGRGAIAMEQSATLLVDDVEVSISNDRMWDEATYQAAQTPITLFQDVYENRPDQHEDLEEMYGEEIVERAMVVG; from the coding sequence ATGAGTACGCAACGACGGCACGACCGGGAGTTCGTGCGCACATTCTTTACGACCCCAACTGCGGTGGAAGGAGAAGACGATTCGGCCAAGATGCTGCGCGGTGCAGTCCAACTCCGCGGTATCGAAGCTCCGGACGTCTGGGTGCCGGACAACGAAGACGCGACCGCACCGTCGATGCGCGACGAAGGAGCCGAGAACATCATCGACGTCATCTCGGAAGAGGGAGCCGACTTCCCTGGCGAGATTCACCCGCGCATCGTCTGGCACCGGGACAGTCCCGAAACCCGCCATCAGTGTTTCAAGCACATGCTGCAGATTGCCGACCCCGAGAACGGAGCCATTGAACACATCGACGGCTTCGTGATTCCAGAAGTCGGCGACATCGACGACTGGAAGAAGGCCGACGAGTTTTTCACCATCGTCGAAAACGAGTACGGTCTGGACGAGGGTAGTCTGGCCATGTCGGTCATCGTCGAAAGCGGTGAGGCCGAGTTAGCGCTCGGGGACCTCCGCGACGAGATGGGCAAGCCGTCGAACAATCTCGAGCGCCTGTTCCTCCTCGTCGACGGTGAAGTCGACTACACCAAGGACATGCGTGCGATCACGCCTACCGGCGGGCTGCCGCCGTGGCCGGAACTGCGGCACAACACTTCCCGCGGCGCGAGTGCGAACGGCCTGATCGCGGTCGACGGCCCGTACGACGATATCCGCGACGTCGAGGGCTACCACGAGCGCATGACCGAGAATCAGGCGAAAGGAATGCTCGGAATCTGGTCGCTCACGCCCGGGCAGGTCGAAGAGGCGAACAAGTCGCCGCTCCCACCGAAAACCGGAAGCTGGCTCCTCGAAGTCAACGGTCGTGACGTCGAACTCCGCGAGGAGGACGGCCAGTACGTCTACGACGGCGACGGGATCGAACTCGAGGAACTCGACGACGACCAGTACCGACTCACCGTCGGTGGCGACGAACGCGAACTCGACGGCGATGCACTGGCAGAAGAACTGCTCGATCTGGCGTCCTACATCCCGAGTATGAACGATATCGTCGACTCGATGGAGGAGTTCGAAGCGGCCAAAGAGGCCGGCCGCGGTGCCATCGCTATGGAGCAGTCGGCCACGCTGCTGGTCGACGATGTCGAAGTCTCCATCAGCAACGACCGGATGTGGGACGAAGCGACCTATCAGGCCGCTCAAACACCCATTACGCTGTTCCAGGACGTCTACGAGAACCGTCCCGACCAACACGAAGACCTAGAAGAGATGTACGGCGAGGAGATCGTCGAGCGTGCGATGGTCGTCGGATAA